In Helicobacter mastomyrinus, a single genomic region encodes these proteins:
- a CDS encoding HesA/MoeB/ThiF family protein has protein sequence MYNFTDEQLRRYARHFSLVECGFKGQGKILESKVLIVGAGGLGSPVAFYLAAAGVGHIGIVDGDNVDLSNLQRQILHTTAEIGTPKIESAQKKLHALNPHIKITTYPTMLNASNALEICEPYDVIVDGSDNFATKFLVNDICVLLNKPYSHGGILRFSGQSMSIEPKVSACYACVFDTPPDDKNIPNCATAGVFGSVAGMLGGIQATEVLKIITGIGQPLYNQLLSFDAMEMNFRKITLKRNPQCRVCGENGITKLQDYANPVCNTKN, from the coding sequence ATATATAACTTTACTGACGAGCAACTCCGTCGATATGCAAGGCATTTTAGCCTTGTGGAATGCGGATTTAAAGGACAGGGCAAAATTTTAGAATCTAAGGTATTGATTGTAGGGGCTGGAGGGCTTGGATCACCTGTAGCATTCTATCTAGCCGCAGCAGGGGTGGGGCATATAGGCATTGTCGATGGAGACAATGTAGATTTAAGCAATTTACAGCGGCAGATTCTGCACACCACCGCAGAAATAGGCACTCCTAAAATAGAATCCGCGCAAAAAAAGCTCCACGCCCTTAATCCCCATATCAAAATCACCACCTATCCTACTATGCTTAATGCGAGTAATGCGCTAGAGATATGTGAGCCTTATGATGTAATTGTTGATGGGAGCGATAACTTTGCGACAAAGTTTTTAGTCAATGATATATGCGTGCTACTCAATAAGCCCTATTCACATGGGGGAATTTTGCGCTTTAGCGGACAAAGTATGAGTATTGAGCCCAAGGTGAGTGCGTGCTATGCCTGTGTGTTTGATACTCCACCTGATGATAAAAATATCCCAAATTGCGCTACTGCAGGTGTATTTGGCTCTGTGGCTGGAATGCTTGGCGGTATCCAAGCCACAGAAGTGCTAAAAATCATTACAGGCATAGGACAGCCTCTTTATAATCAGCTTCTAAGCTTTGATGCTATGGAAATGAACTTCCGCAAAATCACGCTTAAAAGAAACCCACAATGCCGTGTATGTGGAGAAAATGGCATAACAAAACTGCAAGATTATGCAAACCCCGTATGCAATACAAAAAATTAA